Part of the Listeria innocua genome is shown below.
AAATATTTAGGGAATATTTCCCAAGCTCTGTCGTGATTTGCCCGACCATGTTCGGAATGTTTTTGTGGCAAATACCAATTCGCGGATGCCCGTTATAAGGCATTTCCACATTTGGATAGTTAACAGAGTTTTTAATGCTACCAGTTTCAAGGTAATATTGTAATTCTTTTGCAGCCATTTTAGCACAGTTGGTTTCGGCTTCTTCCGTTGATGCGCCTAAATGAGGAAATACATGCACTTTTTTATGGTTTAATAATTCTTTTGTCGCAAAATCTGTAATATATAAACGTAAAAGTCCATCATCTAAAGCTTCTTTCACAGAGGCTGAATCCACTAGCTCACCGCGTGAAAAGTTTAGTAAGACCGCATTATCCTTCACTAATTGTAACGTTTCTGCATTGAACATGCCACGAGTTTTATCCGTTAATGGCACATGAACCGTTAAATAATCGCATGTTGCCAAAACTTCCTCAATCGTCATCGCGCGTTCCACTTCTTTAGAAATTCTCCAAGCAGTGTCTACGGAAACGAATGGATCATAACCGACCACATCCATCCCAAGCGATAGCGCATCATTTGCCACTAGCGCCCCAATTGCACCTAGACCGATAATTCCTAGTTTTTTGCCTGCCAGTTCTGTTCCCGCGAAAGCTTTCTTCCCAGCTTCAACTTTTTGTTCCACATCATCTTCGGCCGGTAGTTCTTTCACCCATTCCGTACCTTCCAAAATTGGACGCGCCGAAACGAATAAACTTGCAAGAACCAGTTCCTTTACAGCATTGGCATTCGCGCCAGGCGTATTAAATACAACAATACCTTTTTCAGAACAATTTTCTACTGGGATATTATTAACTCCTGCACCAGCTCTAGCAACTGCCTTCACTGTTTCTGGAAAGTCAAAATCGTGTAAGTTATAACTCCGTAGTAAAATCCCGTCTGCTGGCTGGTTCGCATCGATCACATATTTCTCAAGATCAAATGTCTTTAAGCCTTCTTTAGCGATAGCATTAAACGTTTGGATATTAAACACGTACTTCTCCCCCTTTTCTTGCATTGGCAAATTTTTCCATAAAGGCGATTAATGCTTCTACCCCTTCAATTGGAAATGCATTGTAAAGACTTGCTCGCATACCGCCCACGGAGCGATGTCCTTTCAAGTTTTTAAAACCATTTGCTTCAGCTTCTTTAACAAAAGCTTTATCAAACTCTGCAGAATTCGTCACAAAAGGAATATTCGTGAGCGATCTTGCAGAAGGCTCGACCGGTGAAGAAAAGAAATCCGATTGATCAATATAATCATATAATAATGCCGCTTTTTTGCGATTTAACGCTTCAATTCCAGCAACGCCACCTTGTTCTTTAATCCATTCGAATACTAATTTTGCTACATAAACAGCAAAAGTTGGTGGTGTGTTGTACATGGAACCATTTTCGGCCTGTACTTTAAAATCTAACATAGAAGGAAGTCCCTCTACTTGTCCGATTAAATCTTCACGCACGATGACAAGCGTTAACCCAGCAGGACCAATGTTCTTTTGCGCTCCTGCATAAATCAAACCGAATTTTTTCACATCATAAACGCTTGATAAAATATTAGAGGACATATCTGCAACGACCGGGACAGCTGAGTCTGGCACATCAAACATTGCTGTTCCTTCGATTGTATTATTTGTTGTTACATGTAAGTAAGCAGCATCAGTTGAAACTGTAGGAATTTCAGGAATATAGCTGAAATTACGGTCTTCCGATGAGGCAATTACTTCCACCTCAACACCCTGAATTTTTTTAGCTTCAGAAATTGCTTTCTTCGCCCAAGATCCAGTGTTTACATAGACTGCTTTTTTACCATTTGCAAGATTCATCGGCACCATATCAAACTGCAAACTCGCGCCACCTTGCAAAAATAGTACTTTGTAATTTTCTGGAATCCCCATCAATTCTCGAATTAAACTCTCCGCATCGTCTATGATGTTTTGAAATAATTCTGACCTATGACTCAGCTCCATTACTGACATTCCTGAACCATTATAAGAGAGTAGCTCCCTTTGAACCTTTTCAAGTACCGGTACTGGTAAAACTGCCGGACCTGCCGAAAAATTATAAACACGTTCCACTCAACATCTCTCCTGTCATCAAATTTCCCCAATTACTTACAAAAATTTTTCACCAGTAATTCATAACTACTGGCCGGATATGAGCCTTCCTCGTTACACTTATGCTTTTCGAAGTTCTGTTCTTAAGAAATAAAAAAGCCGAACCTGTGATATTCTACACAATATTCGGATTTTTCAGCGCTTAAAAGTAAACACTGCCTTTTGTACTTTTGTATATTATAGCAGAAATAGAGCTGTTTTTCAGAAAATTTATACTAAATCTCCAAATAAATGTGATGTTTAAACATTCTGACATTAAAAAAGTGCGAGAATCCTCTATTTAAAGCGATTCTCGCACATATAAAATTTGAAAACAGCTTCACAAGAGATGTTAGCTATTTTTCACTTTTCGCCCTAAAGTTAACCAATAAACCACAAAAAATATGACAAGCGCAATAATTGCTGTGCGGTACATAATAGCATAATTGTAGTAAGTCGCCACAATACTTAAACCAAAACTACCAACAGCCATCCCAATGTCCATTCCTGAAAGAAAAGTACCGTTCGCAGTTCCTTTGTTATGTGGCGCAGCTCGGTCAACAGCAAGTGCTTGGAGTGCCGGTTGTGCCATCCCGTAACCTAGTCCAAAAAAAAGTGATGCGACAAATAAGCTGATCGCTCCGGTTGCAAAAGAAAGAATTAATATTCCAATAATCATGGATAGCGCACCCGGAATAATAACAAAACGATGTCCTTTTGTATCATAAAGGCGCCCGGCAAACAAACGACTAATAAGCACCATAATTGCTTGCCCAATAAAATAAACCCACGTTGTCGAAATCCCAATTTCTGTCCCGTATACCATCATAAACGTCTGAATACCACCAAGCGGAATAGCCATTAGCAAGCATAGCCCTGCCGGAAGTAGCGCCGTTTTCTCGAACAATTTCATTTTTTGATGGACGATCTTTTCTGATTTTGGAATCTTCACTTGTGTCATTAAAAGTAAAATAAATACCATCAAAACAAGCGAAAAAGTCACTAAAACATCAAAAGAAAAATAATTCATGATTAAAATAGCAATAATTGGCGCTAGTGACATTCCAAGCGCAGTCGTAAGCCCATAAAAGCCAATTCCTTCTCCCGTTCTGCTCGGCGGTACTAATTTAGATACCCCTGTCGCAATTGACGTCGTGCCGATACCCCAGCCAGCCCCGTGAAAAAGCCGTAATATAAGCAAAGCCGCAACCGCCGTCGACCAATAAAAGTTCACAGTCGTTAAAATTAAAATCAAAAAACCTGCAATAATTAATACTTTAGGTCCAAATTTATCGTTCCAACTTCCAGCAATCGCCCGCATAAGTAAGGCGACAATTGAAAATAGCCCTACCGCTAAACTAGCTTCCATTTGTGTTCCGCCAAGTTCAATAATTCGAGCTGGTAACGTCGGCATAAACACCATAAACCCAATATATAAAAGCACACTGCCTAATAATAAAAATACGTAGTCCTTCGTCCAAAGTCTTGTCTTATTTTCCAAAATTTACCCCTCTTTACTCTATATTAGTAGAAATGTTCTTTAAAATAGCCGTGAATTGCTCCAAATCCGTGCGAGTAACCCCAGCAAACATTTTTTCACAACTCGCCTCCACAATATCCCGAAGTTCTGTCGTTTCTTTTCGCCCTTTATCCGTTAATGACAAAAGCGAAATTCGTCTATCTTCTGTGCTAATTTCCCTCACAATAAGCTCTTTTCGAAGCAAAACGTCGACAATCCGGTTCACTGTGGGCGTGTCTTTTTTTGTCCAAAGCGCAATTTCTTTTTGAGAAATCGGTTCGTTGGCCTCAATCCCCTCCAAAACTGACCACTGCTCAGGCGTTACATCATAGCTTGCAATAGAACGCATCAAAAATAAGTGCATTTTCTTCGCAGTCGTATTCACATCAAATGAGATTTCATCATAATATCCGCGCATTTCCAACCTCTTTTCCATTGTCGTAACAATAATTGTCATAACAACCATTATACATATGGATTCCTTTTTTGACAAGAAAAAACAGCCGAATAAACGACTGCTTCTATAATAATTCAACATCTATAATATCTCTAAATTCAATTACATATTCATGTCCAACAATATCTGTAAAAATAACTTCTTCCGTTAACATGTCGATTTCAAGTGGCACCAAATCTTGTTTTTCAATTTCTCCTAGCCCAAGAAAGGCGGAAGGATATTCAAATGATGCTAGACGTAAAGAAGAAACATCTGCTTCTTGAAAAAACTTTAGTCGAACGACCCATTCTCGCTTCATGGCGTCTTTTAATGTGATAAAGAAGCTCTCGCGTTCTAAATAATCCACTTCTGGCCGACTCGTTAAAAAAGCAGCATTCTTCTCTGTCCGCACTTGCTCTTTCTGAATTGCCGTAACCATAATTATCACCTCTTAATTTCATTATACGAACAAACGTTCTTAAAAGCAAGTTTTTTACTTAAAAAGTTTTTTTATAAGAGCCGTAATCGGTTTAGCGCTTACATAATCTTTTTCCGACAAAAACACTTG
Proteins encoded:
- a CDS encoding phosphoglycerate dehydrogenase produces the protein MFNIQTFNAIAKEGLKTFDLEKYVIDANQPADGILLRSYNLHDFDFPETVKAVARAGAGVNNIPVENCSEKGIVVFNTPGANANAVKELVLASLFVSARPILEGTEWVKELPAEDDVEQKVEAGKKAFAGTELAGKKLGIIGLGAIGALVANDALSLGMDVVGYDPFVSVDTAWRISKEVERAMTIEEVLATCDYLTVHVPLTDKTRGMFNAETLQLVKDNAVLLNFSRGELVDSASVKEALDDGLLRLYITDFATKELLNHKKVHVFPHLGASTEEAETNCAKMAAKELQYYLETGSIKNSVNYPNVEMPYNGHPRIGICHKNIPNMVGQITTELGKYSLNILDMINRSKNEYAYTLIDIDKETQANLEQLKSDLLAVQGVLRVRVIEPLGVTV
- a CDS encoding MarR family winged helix-turn-helix transcriptional regulator; protein product: MRGYYDEISFDVNTTAKKMHLFLMRSIASYDVTPEQWSVLEGIEANEPISQKEIALWTKKDTPTVNRIVDVLLRKELIVREISTEDRRISLLSLTDKGRKETTELRDIVEASCEKMFAGVTRTDLEQFTAILKNISTNIE
- a CDS encoding lmo2826 family MFS transporter, whose amino-acid sequence is MENKTRLWTKDYVFLLLGSVLLYIGFMVFMPTLPARIIELGGTQMEASLAVGLFSIVALLMRAIAGSWNDKFGPKVLIIAGFLILILTTVNFYWSTAVAALLILRLFHGAGWGIGTTSIATGVSKLVPPSRTGEGIGFYGLTTALGMSLAPIIAILIMNYFSFDVLVTFSLVLMVFILLLMTQVKIPKSEKIVHQKMKLFEKTALLPAGLCLLMAIPLGGIQTFMMVYGTEIGISTTWVYFIGQAIMVLISRLFAGRLYDTKGHRFVIIPGALSMIIGILILSFATGAISLFVASLFFGLGYGMAQPALQALAVDRAAPHNKGTANGTFLSGMDIGMAVGSFGLSIVATYYNYAIMYRTAIIALVIFFVVYWLTLGRKVKNS
- the serC gene encoding 3-phosphoserine/phosphohydroxythreonine transaminase; its protein translation is MERVYNFSAGPAVLPVPVLEKVQRELLSYNGSGMSVMELSHRSELFQNIIDDAESLIRELMGIPENYKVLFLQGGASLQFDMVPMNLANGKKAVYVNTGSWAKKAISEAKKIQGVEVEVIASSEDRNFSYIPEIPTVSTDAAYLHVTTNNTIEGTAMFDVPDSAVPVVADMSSNILSSVYDVKKFGLIYAGAQKNIGPAGLTLVIVREDLIGQVEGLPSMLDFKVQAENGSMYNTPPTFAVYVAKLVFEWIKEQGGVAGIEALNRKKAALLYDYIDQSDFFSSPVEPSARSLTNIPFVTNSAEFDKAFVKEAEANGFKNLKGHRSVGGMRASLYNAFPIEGVEALIAFMEKFANARKGGEVRV